The genomic window GCAAAGTAAAAAGAATCATGTGGATTCCCCGTGTTTTCGTGAATACAAAACCAAGGCTCTTCCTCCTTAATGGAATTTCCTTTTTTAGTAAACTTCCATTGACTTTCGGTTTGTTTCTGGGAAATCGGGATTAATCATGAAACATCTTTCTTCTCTCCCCTTAAAATCACAGTGGACAGCATTCCATAAAGACTTTTCCTCCTCCCTTCATTACGAATCCGTTGCTGGAAAAGAAACTTTTGTTTTCGACCTACCTATGGACACCCGGCAATTGATGTTCCTCCACGGAAAATGTCCCGACCCCAGAATCGGTGATCTCTCCACACAATCGGATTGGGTAGCGACCCGGGAATGGTGGTTCATTAACCATTTTGAAGGGGCTGCACTCGAAGAAGGACAAAAGGCATTCATCCGCATACGTGGCATGGACCAACTCGCCGAAATCTTTGTCAACGGCATACACCTCGGGAGTAGTGAAAGCTTTAACCAAGTCCATTATTTTGATGCGACTACGGCCTGGAAATCCGGCACGAATGAACTTTCCATCCGACTATGGACTTGTGATCCGACGGATATTCAAAGTACCGATGAAGCCGCCAAAAACCAACTCGGTGGGGATGCCGCCAATATGAATATGGGCATGGCAGGCCTTTTCAAAGCCACCACCCAATCCCTCAAGAGCCGTATGCTCTACGGAGGGGACCAGAACCCTTTTATGCTCTCCTGTGGTTTGGCCATCGCCCCGGAAGTCATCATCGCCCGTTATGTATTACCGGAATTCATCCGCAGTGAGTATGAATATCATGCCGATAATTACCACGTCAGCGGCTTATTCCTGATCCAAGCCCAAGCTTGGGGTGCCAGCGATTATGAATTAACCATCCGCCCGAAAAATTTCGAATGGGAAAGTTTCACCCTCCGCGGCAAATGGACAGAACCCTCCTCTTTCCTCACGATCCCATTCAGTCATTTACCCCTGAAACCTTGGACGGTATTTGACCTTGGCTTCCCCCATTGTTATGAATTAATCCTGAAAACCGGTGGACAAACCCTCACGGTGACAACGGGATTCCGCAAATACGAAAGGCGCCTTAATACTGCATTTAAAAGTAGTCCGCCCGCCAGCGCCTTTGATTGGAATGGTTACGAGAATCAAAGTTACGGGCAGGATTATTATAAGGGGTATGAAACGGTCGAAGAAGGGGGAGATAAAGCCTGGCCAGAAGTTCCGCGGGAATATGGGACATACCATTTCGACCACTATCTCAACGGTCAAAAGTATTTCGCCAAAGGGGGATCAGTGGTGCCGACAAACCTTTTCTGGTCGGATTGGGACGGGGAACACCTCCGCCGCGTTGTCCGTCGCGCCCGTGAATCAAATAATAACACCCTCCGAGTCTGGGGTGGTGGCTACCTCTCCGGGGATGAATTCTTCGAGGAAGCCGACCTCCAAGGGGTCAGCATTTCCCAGGATTTCCTGAATTTTAGTGGGGGGACAGATAAAAGCCTTTTCCACCAGAAACGCCTCGAAAATGAATTCCGTAATGTGATCAGCCAGCTCAATATCCACCCGAGTGTGGTTGTCTTGAATGGGGGTAATGAACTTTACCAATTCGGCACTATTAACCGTCCGACGGACCCGATTTTCCAGATGATGGAACGGGTCATGAGACAGATGGGGCAAAACCAGTATTTCCACCGTTCCAGCCCGATCAACCCCGAGCTCCACGGCCCTTGGCATTTTGACTTAGACCATGCCTCACGCTACAATTCATGCCGCGCGATTTTTAATTCCGAATGCGGAATCACCGGGTCAGCCTCCCTGAAAAGCCTTAAACGATTTCTACCCCATGACCAACTCCACGACATCTACGGGAGCGTCTGGCACCACAGGATGCCAGACCGGGGTTACTTCGCCATCTTTGAATCATATCCCGACCTCTTTATTGAACGTAAACACCTGAGCGTCGAGGATTTTGTCCGTTACACCCAGTGCATTCAAGCTTGGGGATACCAGTATGTCGCGGAAGAGTACCGCCGCCAGAAACCGGTAAAAAGCGGATTCACGACCTGGGAATTTAATGAACCATGGACAGACTTTAACTGGGGAATTATCGACAGTGAGTTGATTCCAAAACATTCGTTCTATACTTTTGCCCGGGGTTGTGCCCCCGCGCTAGTTTCCGCACGTTTTAACAGTTATGTCTGGGCGGCGGAGTCAAAATTCCACGCAGGCATTTGGTTTTCCCTCGAGGGTGGTCAACATCGCCATGCCACGGTCCGGACCAGTGCCTGTGACGATCACGGAAATATCCTTTTCGAGGGATCATACGAAGGCTGGAGTGGTGGCGACTCGATTCCCTTGGGAGATGTATCATTTAAAGTCCCCGCAAACGGGGCGTTTTTCCTGAAGCTCCAAGCCCACCTCGACAATGGTCAGACACTGGATAATGACTATGCTTTCACCGTCATCCCGAAATGTGATGCAGCCCCGTTAAATATCCTTTTCCTCTCGGGAAAAGTGTATGAACGGCATATCATCAACGAATATTTCAAGGCTGCGCAATTTGTTCTGGATGAAAGGATCATTAGTCCTCAACAGCCATTAAATCCTGATGAGATCAACCTCCAGAAATATGACGCTGTCGTCCTCGCCCCCGTTTTTAATCCGCTCCAATCCCTCGGCGACGGCTTTTTCGATAAACTCAAAAAAGCCATCCACGACGACGGCCTTGGGTTTGTCTATTTCCCTTTTAACTCCTCCGCTTACGTCTCAGGCCGCTTCGATGTGGATCCACTCTGCGGCTCCGTTTTAGAAGAGCTCCTGCCTTTCTCATTCGCGCCAAACCATTATAGTAATAGCGATGAACACTCCGCCCAATGGAAAATCCTCGATGATCCATCGGCACAATCCACAGCCGCACCATGGGAACCCCGTAATGATGGCCTGAATAAAGTACGGGATCATCTCATCTGGAATTTCATCAATACCGATATACAACTGCCGATCCTCTCGATCCGGGTGCAAACCGCCTACAAAAACAGTGATGACATTATCGGGATCGAAGGGAGACAGCCCGTTCTTGGCGTTAAACAATCCGGCAAAGGCCGGATCGTGGCATTTGCCGGTCCCTTCGGCGGCCATAACTTCTCCCAAACACCCTTCCGTCGCTGGATCGATGCCGAGCAATTACTGATAAATCTGGTCGAATATGCTGCCTCAGGAAATGTATCCCGAAAGGTCGGAGGACACACTCCCTTGGCAGCCCTCGCCCATCTCCCCCCATCCAAAGCGGAAATCGCCGCCAAGGAACTGGAAAGGACTCCAGAGAAAATCTCGTGGCATATCTCCGTCAGGAACACTTCCCCGATTCCTCTCGTTTATTTTACTATCGAGAATACATCACCCCAAGAAGGGCAGGTTTTCGACTGGCACGTTTCTGATAATTATCTCCTCCTCATGCCCGGAGAATCAAAGGAAGTCCACGCCTGCGTCACCGCTAGAAACAATCACCCGCTTCCAGAACACATTGATCTAGCGACCAGCGCATGGAATCTCCAGGCGCGCGCGCTAAAGGTTACTTGAGGGCTCCTCGGAAAGCAGACATTTGGTCATCAGGCAGATAAATCGTCACGTAAACCATATCCCGGGGTTTACGTACGATGATCCCTTTTTTGGCCAGAATCATGGCATAAGCTTCGACCAATTGTTTATGGGCATCTCCTGATAGGATTTTTTTGAGTGATGCAAAATAAAAGGACTCCGCCGCCTGTGTTTTTTGGAATAATTGAACCATCAGGCAGAGTTTGCCGATAACCGCCTGCACTTCTTGGGGATAATGCTTCAGCACCTGTGCAAATTCCTCAGCGGCCTCTTGATATTTTTCCTTTCGCAGGTAAAGGTCTGCCCGTGCATAAGAAAGGATCGGTTTTGCTGCCCGTTCATTAGGGAAAAACATCCAGCCCATTGAGTGTGAAAATAACTCTGTAAAGGGTGTGGAGATAATCAACCCTGCCGTCACTAACAAACCGACTCCGATAAAAGCATTCCCCCCTCCTTGTAAAGCTAGATGGATGGCGATGAATATCAGAGGCACCACAAAAAGCAGACGAAAAGCAATTTGCTTGAGGAATTTAACCCACACAGATTCCATAGTGATTCCGGAAAAAAACTAGTTCAGCCCCCGTGCCGGCGGTGTGGACTCGTCCCCATTATCCCGGCGTTGGCGTTGTTCTTTAAAAAAACTCTTGAGCATCATTTGGCATTCATTTTCTCGAACCCCACCGGTGGAGGAGCATTTATGGTGAAGCCCGGGGAGCTCAAGGATATTCAGGGCTCCGCCCGCTCCGCCGGCTTTGGGGTCCCCCACACCAAACACCACGCGTTTGATCCGAGAAAGCATGATAGCTCCCGCACACATCGGGCAGGGTTCCTTTGTGACATAGAGCGTGCACTCCGTGAGCCTCCAATCATCCACGACCTGCTGGGTCTGGCTGATGGCTAGAATCTCGGCGTGAGCGGTAGCATCTTTAAGCATCTCCACTTGGTTATGGGCGCGTGCCACGATTTTGCCGCCCCGGACCATGACCGCCCCGATGGGGACTTCTTCGCCTGCATAAGCCTTTGCCGCCTGACGTAAGGCCTCACCCATAAAATAATCGTCACTGGATAAATCAATGACTTGGTCATCAGGGGGTAAGGCGAAAAATTCGGACATGGTGAGGGTAATTTACCGGAGAAAATTAAAAACCGCAAAACCCTTTTTCATCGGGCTACTATAAATACCATTGACCTTTTATCCCCCCTTGCTTTGATTCCTTTTTACAAGAAGTACACAAAACCAATAGGAAAAAGTTTAACCTGTGAATGAATTGATCAAAAAAGGCATTTTTTTCGACCTCACCAACCGTGCTCGCTTTTCCTTTACAGGGAGTGACCGCGAAAGATTCCTCCAAGGCCAAGTCAGTAATGACGTCCGGATGGCTAACCCGAAAAATGCTATTTATTGTGCTGTCATGTCCTCCAAGGGGAAAATGAATGGTGATGGATTTATCCACAAATCGCACGACTCGATTATTTTTGATACCGAACTATCCCTGAGGGATTCGCTCAAGGAGCGGTTCGAACGCTTTATTATCGCTGATGATGTAGAGCTCCAGGACACGACCGACGAGACTTGTCAATTCCATCTCCTCGTACCTGAAAGCCAATTATCCGGACTGCACCTCCCCTTGGTCGAGAGTGCACGCCTCGGTATTCGGGGGTACGATTTTTTTGCACCCGCCGTTTCGAGAAACGCTCTCTTGGAGCAATTTGCTGCGGCAGGACTGACTCATGGTGATGAGACGCTTTACGAAATAACCCGGATCGAGCAAGGCATCGCCCGTTACGGCCAGGACATGGAGGAAGACACCATCCCGAATGAAGCAGGGCTCGAAACCCGGGCCATCTCTTATCACAAGGGTTGTTACATCGGCCAAGAGGTCATCTCCCGGATCAAGAGTGTGGGGCGTGTTAATTGGAGCTGGAATGGTTTCTTGATCGACTCCCCTACCCCTTTGCCCACGGACACAAAAATCGTCATCGAAGAAAAAGAAATTGGCTTAATCACCAGCTCTTGCTATTCAAAAACTCTCTCTCGCATGATCGGACTGGGCTATTTGCGCCGCGGCCATGAGAATGCCGGAATGAAATATTTAACCCAATCAAATATAAAGGTGGAAGTCACCCCTCTTCCTTTTATTAAAGAAACTTTATGAGACACCGTTTTAGCCTTTTGCTTGCACTCACACTCCTGACGGCCTGCTCGACTACCCAGCCCACCATCCGTGAGACCAAGACAAAACCTTACAATCCCCAAGTGGACCGCAAATATGAATTCACCTCCACAGACGATGATGTCGCTGTCATTGATACAAAATTCGGGATTATGGTAATGGAATTCGACTCGGCAGCAGCACCCCGCCACGTGCAAAACTTTAAAAACCTCGCCGGCCAGGGTTTCTATAACGGACTCCTCTTCCACCGTACCGTTCCCGGATTCATCATCCAAGCGGGTGATCCGAAGACCCGGGAGGATGATCGCCGGGGTGAATGGGGCACAGGGAACCCCGGATACACCATTCCTGCAGAGGTCCAGCTGCCTAATGTCCGTGGTGCTGTCGGAGCTGCCCGCCTCGGAGATAATGTTAATCCTGCTCGGGAATCCAATGGCTCTCAATTTTACATCGTGATCCAAGATGCCCCTTCCCTAGACGGTACTTATAGTGTCTTTGGGCATATCTCCGAAGGTATGGAAGTCTCTGATGCCATTTCCGGACAACAAAAGGATAGCTCGGACACTCCCCTGACCGACATTCCCATGAAGGTCACTGTCATCCCCAGATCAAAGCTTTCTGAGTATAAGAAAAATAAAAATGCTCCTCCTGTGGATGCCTCATCGGTACCAGCCCCTGTCGAACCAGGCCCCTCTAAAAAGAGGAATTAATCCCATATTTACGCCCCATCCTTATGAAAGAGCCTCTTCATTGGCCGGTACACGCCCGCAAAAAGGCGGGGCAT from Verrucomicrobiota bacterium includes these protein-coding regions:
- the tadA gene encoding tRNA adenosine(34) deaminase TadA yields the protein MSEFFALPPDDQVIDLSSDDYFMGEALRQAAKAYAGEEVPIGAVMVRGGKIVARAHNQVEMLKDATAHAEILAISQTQQVVDDWRLTECTLYVTKEPCPMCAGAIMLSRIKRVVFGVGDPKAGGAGGALNILELPGLHHKCSSTGGVRENECQMMLKSFFKEQRQRRDNGDESTPPARGLN
- a CDS encoding glycine cleavage T C-terminal barrel domain-containing protein; the protein is MNELIKKGIFFDLTNRARFSFTGSDRERFLQGQVSNDVRMANPKNAIYCAVMSSKGKMNGDGFIHKSHDSIIFDTELSLRDSLKERFERFIIADDVELQDTTDETCQFHLLVPESQLSGLHLPLVESARLGIRGYDFFAPAVSRNALLEQFAAAGLTHGDETLYEITRIEQGIARYGQDMEEDTIPNEAGLETRAISYHKGCYIGQEVISRIKSVGRVNWSWNGFLIDSPTPLPTDTKIVIEEKEIGLITSSCYSKTLSRMIGLGYLRRGHENAGMKYLTQSNIKVEVTPLPFIKETL
- a CDS encoding peptidylprolyl isomerase, translating into MRHRFSLLLALTLLTACSTTQPTIRETKTKPYNPQVDRKYEFTSTDDDVAVIDTKFGIMVMEFDSAAAPRHVQNFKNLAGQGFYNGLLFHRTVPGFIIQAGDPKTREDDRRGEWGTGNPGYTIPAEVQLPNVRGAVGAARLGDNVNPARESNGSQFYIVIQDAPSLDGTYSVFGHISEGMEVSDAISGQQKDSSDTPLTDIPMKVTVIPRSKLSEYKKNKNAPPVDASSVPAPVEPGPSKKRN